Genomic window (Nilaparvata lugens isolate BPH chromosome 7, ASM1435652v1, whole genome shotgun sequence):
CAGGTTGCCCTCTTTTACAGTTGCCCATTTTCTTTGATTTATCTTTCTGAGAACCATTACCACATGGCTTCTTCCCTGCTCCTTTCTTTGTATCACCACTACTTGATGTGGATTTCATGTCACTGATTGACACTTTCTGTGGACATTTACTTTCTTCGGTAGGACAAGGCTTCGGCTTTGGCTTTGGTTTTGGTCTTGCACCTTCACCTGGAGCTTTCTTTTGTGAGCACAGTCTCTCTTTCTTACCATTTTTGCCATTTCCATTTGATCCATTTCCACATGTGGTAGGACAAGGGCATGCAGGGCATCTTTCACATGGGTCAactggacattttttcttgGCTTCCCCAGAACATTTATTGCTCGACTCCCCAGGACATTTGGAACATTTGCTGCTTGATTCATGTGAACACTTATTCACCACATCACTAGGACATTTGCCTTTCTCGCCAACTGGCCATTTGCTATGGCCATTCTTGCATTTGTTCTCTTTAGAACATTTACCAGCTGACTCACCATTATTCTTTATGCCACATGCAAGATCTACATTTGTTGTGCTGAAAAGTTTGTTGAATTGCTGGAGGTATGAATTTTGGTGATGTGTTACAGTTGGAATAGTTGTTCCTCTCAAACTCTGCAAAATAATCGAATGAAGAGTTTTAAAGAATTTCAAcaaaggaaaaataatagaaatgaaCATGACATAATAATTCACATGagtattaattaatcaattcagATAACATCATGTTAGCTGTTATGttttaataacaataaacttataataatatgaaaatttcaatttgaaatttaaatatataGTTCGGTAAATTATGATTACGTTACCGGTATCATAGCATAATTCGTAATAATTTGTGTCTTAAAAGTAGCGCCCTACAATATGCTATAATGAAGTATTTTTCAAAGAAGGAATTGAattgctaataatttgtttaatcaCTTCTTTGCTATTAGAAAGAACGACCAGcagtaattttttttcaataaattaacttaTTCACTTACTGTGACAACTTGTCGCTCTGAGTACATATGAAACAGTAAAcagtataggcctactgtatatGTGACAAGTTTCCACAGTaagggaaaaaattaatttattgataaaaaaatgactGCTACTCGTtatttttaatagcaaaaaagtgatttgatGATAAGCAGTTCGTaaaggaaaacaacattgaagaagtattttttgtttgaataagAATTTGTGGAGAGTAGAGGAGTCGAAAATATTACACAAAAGATAcgacaataatattttgaagtgTGCTAATGATagcataaaaataataataagaataggAAAGAAATGATGCAATTGAATTATCTTGGATTGGCTATCATCCTAGAGATCATTACTAAACTTTTACTTATAGTCTGCTACATTACTTTTAGTTTGCTCATGTGGCAAATATACATgtgagaaattcaattttattgaaatggcCTGCATgcatattatcaaattttctcaACCAGGCAcattatttgtataaaattCAGAATCAAATATACTTCAAATGAAAATTTACTAGCATTTTTTTAGAAATGCTTCTGCacagaaagttcatttttatttatagataaaGAGTATTAGCACTGATATTACTATACTACcagttgaattattttgtagaagtatttatattttaccTGAAAAGCCTCAGCAAGATGAAAAAATCTTCTCATAgccatatttgataaaaattcaatgcTTTTTGTGGTGTGTGGATATGTCTGGAAGAATAAACAACTTAATTAAAAACTGCATtgcaaataaaatgaatgtgCAAAATCAAAGTAAGTTAGAAAAGCTCTTGTGAAAAGGTTTCCAtgaatgatatatatatattattgatgattgacTAATAATCAGCAGAATTGTATTTCAAACCAAAAGTTTTTCTATCCATCCACTctgttttttatcaataatataatatcattgaaCATTTGATATGAAAGCTACAAGCTACACATCAGTTTACTGACATGGTATAGTGAACAATTTTTATGTGAAATGACAATTCATAATTAGGCTGAGATTCATCAATTTGGAAATAAAATGGATAATAAGCAAAAATGTTCATGTTAACAACTATTCTGATCATCTTGAATTAGTGTGATCCTTGCTTTATTCTTTGCAGCTTTCTCTAGTTTCTTACTGCATAGTTAATGACAATCTATAATCttcaaaatgatcaatttaCTCAATTTCAAGCCATGAAAATGGGTTATTATTTCTCAATCATGCTAATAGCCAGTTTGAATGAGTCAAAAACAACGTAAAAGTGTAAAAATTCTTGTTTTTGAAA
Coding sequences:
- the LOC111053535 gene encoding uncharacterized protein LOC111053535 isoform X2, translating into MAMRRFFHLAEAFQSLRGTTIPTVTHHQNSYLQQFNKLFSTTNVDLACGIKNNGESAGKCSKENKCKNGHSKWPVGEKGKCPSDVVNKCSHESSSKCSKCPGESSNKCSGEAKKKCPVDPCERCPACPCPTTCGNGSNGNGKNGKKERLCSQKKAPGEGARPKPKPKPKPCPTEESKCPQKVSISDMKSTSSSGDTKKGAGKKPCGNGSQKDKSKKMGNCKRGQPGGGNGKQKNGSKTSNDIAADSQSKNVVNATKNNTPPETLEKYQEKWDKKTPPQGAEESTLVDGKGH
- the LOC111053535 gene encoding uncharacterized protein LOC111053535 isoform X1 → MAMRRFFHLAEAFQSLRGTTIPTVTHHQNSYLQQFNKLFSTTNVDLACGIKNNGESAGKCSKENKCKNGHSKWPVGEKGKCPSDVVNKCSHESSSKCSKCPGESSNKCSGEAKKKCPVDPCERCPACPCPTTCGNGSNGNGKNGKKERLCSQKKAPGEGARPKPKPKPKPCPTEESKCPQKVSISDMKSTSSSGDTKKGAGKKPCGNGSQKDKSKKMGNCKRGQPGGGNGKQKNGSKTSNDIAADSQSKNVVNATKNNTPPETLEKYQEKWDKKTPPQGAEESTLMAKVTERFFGKCKKAK